Genomic segment of Microtus ochrogaster isolate Prairie Vole_2 linkage group LG5, MicOch1.0, whole genome shotgun sequence:
atgctgggattacaggcccaaAGCACCTTGCTCAGCTTCTGACGTATTTAAAACTTACTCTTCTCATGAAAAAGGCATATAACTTTCCCTGAGTCCGTCCCCTTGGCCTCAGACAGGGCATGCTGGAGAAGATTGGGGCCTAGAACAGGCACAGACTCTGTATTAGACTCTGTTTGTGTgttgatttgaaagaaaatggcccctaaagggagtggcactactaggaggtgtggccttgttggaggtagtgtggttttgttggaggaagtgtttccctgtggaggtgggcttGAAGGTCTTGTGTATGCTCAATacactcagaccacttcctgtggcctgtgagaaagatatagaactctcagctccttctccagcaccatgtcttttgcctgctgccttgcttcctgccacgatgacaaaggactaaacctctgaaaagaTAAGCCAtgccaatgaaatgttttccctttataaacgctgatgtggtcatggtgtctttttacgGCATCTCTTCACACAGTCTCTTCCTAAGACAGTTTGCTTGCTATCACAGGTGGCTAGCCAGTACTCCCCAGGTAAACACAGCGCTCTGGAAGAGTAGGGAGGATATTGTATGCCATTTCTGCATCAGATGGCAGGGGTAACGTCTCTTCTGTTAATGTCTTCACCTCCTTTGTCTCGTCGGCACAGCCCAATACCACTGACactctgattttgtttgttgagatagggcCTTGCTATacagcacaggctagccttgaactaagTAATTCAAGCTGCCCCCAAATTttccatcttcctgcttcagcctgaaGCTGAGCTCTCAGAGTACAATGGAAAAGAGGGAGTAgcaataatataaacaaaggtgtcaagaccatgatggaggaATCCACAGAATTAGCTGACTGGAGCTAGAGGGAGCTCACCGACTGCGGaatgacaactggggaacctacACAGGACGGAACTAGGGCCCCTGAATGCTGatgacaatggtgtggcttgaACAGTATATAgagccactgacagtgggaccagaatctaACCCTAaagcatgaactgactttgtagagtccattctctatggagagataaggaataaatggataaatttgAGGCTGTCTTCCATAAATGACCCCCCTCCCCAAGAAAGTCAAGTTGAATGACGGTGGAAACCAAAGGAGAGGGTCCATGGAGGTCCTGACAAGGGCTATGCTCGGTCTCATAGAGATGTCATCAACCTTGGAGTcctggctccatctccagcactgaatCAGACAAGTGTGGTGTCACGTGCCTGTTGTCCCAGTACCCAGACTGCAGAGACacgaagatcagaagttcaaggtcatcctttgcttgatagcaagttcaaggtcagcccaggttacgtgagatcttgtctcaaaaaacgagAACACAAAATACATCTTGGATCAAGTCAAGCCTATCCAGGCAGGCAGGGTCTTTCAACAATAAGAAAAGGATTAGAAATGTCCTCTAATCTGGAGGTTAAAGTGGCAGAAGCCACAGTTTTTTTTCCATGACCAGCATTTTCCTTCTCtagtttctcagctgaggttgAGGCGTTTGGCAAGCTACCAGGCCTTGATTATGAACTTGGGTTTAGGGGATTCAGGGGGTGGGATCCAAACATAGCCAGGTGATATAGTCATTGGGATACAGGTAGAGGTGAGACGAAAGGGTAAATTGTACCCAGTGGATGAAGCATCTTTCTGGATGGGAGTTCCAGGGGAAACTCCATCTGATGACTGTAAACCTAATACCAAGTACAAGATGACGGGGCTCAGTTCCTTCCTTGAATGTTCTATCGAGGAATTCTGCTCATTGGCTGTGGGGAAACACCTGCAAAGCAACTGGAAAATATTCAGAAACttaaagatatatagaaagaacACTGAAAGCAAGGTGGGCAGAATGGGTATTTGGGGAGAACAGAGAGGGTGTATATATGCTTCAAAGCTGGACCGAAGGAAGGAGTGTTTGCAAAGcgttctgtgtttttctttggcctCTAGTTAGCAGCGTGAATTTGtctattctacttttaaaaaatgtccagaAGTGCCAGTACTATAcatgtggtggtccacacctttaatcccagcagggcaGACGCaggacaatctctgtgagtttgaggccagcctggtctacatagtgagttccaggcaagccagggccacacagtgagaacctttctcaaaataaataacagataTCTTATATTTCTGAGATTTTTCCCACTTTTTGAGATGATATTGGACTAAACTAAGCAGATGAAAAGGGTCAGGGAGGAACCGTTTAGAATAATGTGGAgtgtagccaggcatggtggcacgcacGGTGACGCCcttgcaatcccagccctggggaggctgaggtgggaacgTTGCTCtaagcttgaagccagcctggtctatacagttaGTTCTGGAACAGCCGCGGCTACATATCTACTTACTGCTGCTGCACATACTTCTCATTGTTTCTCCCTTCGAGTTCTGAGAGACTAAAGGCTGGTCCTCAAGCAagcacagcaagcaccttcaccgaGACATATCTCTAGCCCTGTTTGGTCTCATGTAgactaggttagcctcaaactcacaaggtagccaaggctagccttgaactactgattctcctccctccacctctggagttctgggattatagttaCACTTTACCAGACctgactggatttttttttcttgcatcaaTCAGTGCACATGCGCAGGTGCACACCTGCCAAGCACACCACAGTGCACTCTTATGTACACAAAATCACAATGGCAAAGCTGCCAAAACACCAACGGGGGCCGATCTTGACGAATGATATCTGAAGctgacctctggtttccacacacatgtgtacacacttgTGCACGAACACACACAAGATCAGGATCAGAAAAACAATTACGTGTAAATTGAGAAGCaaggattaaataaataaaaggccaaAAGAATGTCTTTTTCCCCAGAAtgtgttcttaatttttattagagtattaaaaaaaaaccaaccagttccttatttccttatttattgttCACCAAAGGAATAATAGTGACTCCCTAGAATGAAATGGATTTCAGGGGCCCCGGGAGCATGTGCATAGAGAGAGAATCTGATACAGGAAGGGGGTGAGTTGCCTTAGGTGCCAACACTAAACATTGACCAGGAAAAATAATTCCCACCCTCCACACCCCCGCTCCCCCCCCACAAGGACACAgactttgctttgtttaaaagcGCATATTTGATACCAGGGAGCCAGGCTCTGGGGTGGGGCTCATCAGGCCACCCTTGCCCACTGCAGCTTTTCCCCTCAAAGTCTGGCAGTCACGGACAAGCCCCTCTCAGGCAGAGAACCTGTGTGAGACGCCAGCAAACACACATGTCAGACCAGACACTGCCCAAGCTATGCCCACCTGCAGCTCCCTTACCTCCACGGTGGGCTCTGGGGTTCCTGCTGCTACAGGGAGACAGACGCCCCACCCAGAGCCCATGAGTCTgtaaaccatctccccaggtgCCTGGATTCCAGGAAAATGGCAGCTGTCATTCTCCTCTCACTTGGGAAGTTTTGGGACTAGGTTGTCAGTTTCCTGGGCACCAGTGGGCTACCCATGGTGACACATCCCACGCCTGTGTAATGGGTGCACCTCAACTAGATGTGTCCTTCCCTTCCGGCCCCCCAAATCATCAGAATCCCACATTCCTACTCCAGAATACCCCCAAGCTCCACAACCCGCAAATCTCAGAGACAGACTGACCATGTAaaccctgccccttcctctgAGACCTGTAAGATAGCAGCCCTAACTTGTGAGCCTGCACTCCCTTCAGAGCCCCGCctttactgtctgtctgtctatctgctaATGATGTTTGGGTTAATAGCTCTTCTAATAGACTCCTTATTCCGAAGGATGCTAGGCCTGTCCGGAGGGACCTGAGTGATTCAATAGGCTGTGAAGGATACGATTTGTGGAGATTCCTGTCTTCCAAGAGGGAGGATCTTTGCATTCCTCCCTTTGGCTCTGATTACTACACGTTTTCCACAAGGgcagttattttgttttctttgctctctggTTGGAGGACTTCCTATAACACAGGCATGACTCCTCATCGGCTTgactccacctccacctcctggaACTGCACACATTAACCATCGCACCTGGCTAGGGGTTGGTGGATTTTAATATGAAGTTAATAGACAGAAGAGAACACAGGGGtaggaagaatgggaagaaaagataGAAGAGAAGGCTGACGGGAAACAGATTTGTGATGAAGCTGGGCTATACCACCTCCGTGAGGGGTGAGGGGAACCGTCCTTCCCCAAGACTCCCTGAACGCACAGGACGGTAGATGGAAAGGATCTGCCACCAGGGCTGACCACGGTCTGGGAGGCTTACGATAAAAAAGTGTGAGCACTGTTACTAACTGAATTGTCTCTAAATCCCCAGACAGAGCAGCCAGGGGAAAAAAGGTTCTAAATTCTCAAAGATCTTCCCAGAATATTCAAAGAATCAGAaaatattggggaaaaaaaagatctccTATATCCACCAACCCCCCAGACATTGTGAATCTATCCCTCTGACTAAggttcctgctttctttctgggACCAAATGTTCTACTGGTCCCAGCCATGGGGAAAACATCTAGGACGATTGGGGATGCTTTTCTCTATGACTAAAATGGGGTCCCGTGCATGAGAGAACAAGCTCATCTTGACATAAGCAGTCGGGTGGGCAGTCTCCGGACCGCTGAAGGGAAAGACCATTTCCCATGAAGAAGTTCCGTTCTCGGGATTCCAACATCTGGGGTGGTGCCATTGTGGCTCATTGTTCAAGGCTCTGTCTGGTTGTGGCTGGGCCATTCCTTGATGAGCTGACCGATGGCCACAAGGATGAGACATCTGGCTGAGTGCAAAGCTTCAGGGTGGGCCGTATAAGCCCAGGTTCCGGGCAGCTTGGGAGATCCTGGGAAGTTTCCTCTGGGGAAATGGGTAATGAGATCTGTGTAGGTTCTTTGCTGGAGAAAGACACTGAATGCCGGTTTGCAAACCGGAGCCTGCTGCCTGTAGTGGGCCACAGCCCTCCTGACTTTGACACTGGGCCGCCTCTGCGATTTCGGTTTCTTCCTGAGTCTTCTGATGGTTTTCCAGCACATTAGGGTCTCCCTCTGGGGAGAGCCTTGGTTCTGACTCCGCAGGGTAGCCCTTGGGGCTCCCTTGGTGGCTGGTTTGGACCAAGCGATGCATCTCTAGGTAGGTGTGCCATGGAGTCTCGGGACCCTGATGGCAGCTCCTGTCCACGTCCTCCAGCGTCCCCTCAACCTCAGAGTCAGTCTCATCTGGGGACAGGGAactctttctctccttgttaatCCAAACGGCACTGGTCATCGATTCAGCTGGAGTAAGCATGGTCCCTTCTAAGGAGAGAAGACACAGCAGTGTCACCGTTGGGAGGTCTCTGGGTAGCTCCCTTTGAGAGAAACCCATAGGTTTCAGATTAAAGGAAGGGGGATCTTGAATGCCAAGGGAGTCAGATAGCAGACATtgcacatgtgtgtccacacatgcaaacacacatgacCTGGCCTGTGTGTattctttctcacacacatgcattcttCCCCAACATATGATTACAATTAttcatattcaacaaatatttatcaaatactACATCCAAGGCCTTGTTTATTTGAGGTTCCATGAATATAGCAGTGAGGATATACTCACACCTTTATAGATGGGTCTATAGTCTATAGTGAGAGATTTTGGCACTTGttcttaaatgggatgtcttcatagAGCCCTTTCAAGACTCAGGGAGCTGAGTGGAAGAAGAGTCaggaagactgtgagagccagtgAAGATGGGTGACTCCCAGGAGACAGCGTCATCCAGACGCATCAtacgtgaactcacagagactgtggccaCACGCACAGGCCTGCACAGGGTCAAGCCAGagagggtcccagcactgagagaaggAGGTAGATATGGGCTCTGACTCCTAACCCACCTGCATAGGGAAAATTAGTCTTCCCCAATGGAATCTCTTTGGGTCTAGTAACCACACTTCAGGgaaggccccatgcccaggagcaaatggccaacacaaaactaACTCAGTGGTAATTATGTGGacttttgggggcattttcttttgtcttactggtcttttgtttatttattctggtttctgattttgtgtgtttgtatgtgtattttcttgttattttttttaaagatttatttatttattatatatacagtgttctgtctgtctatatgtctgCAGGCCCGAAGacggtaccagatctcattatagatggctgtgagccaccatgtggttgctggtaattgaactcaggacctcaggaaaagtagtcagtgctcttaacctctgagccatctctccagccctttcttgttgttttttaaagagagagaaaaagaaagggcttagcattatgtgtgtgtggggggggggataggaggaccttggaggagctgagggagggaaaaggcatgatcagaatatattatatgaaaaacatttttttcaataaaaataattctgttacTAACCAATTTTATGGGAAAACGCAAgcataaatgaaagtaaaaaccTCAGTGAGAGTGTTTGAACCTGGGAAGAAGTGAGGATTAGTATTTAAGGATgacaaggacaaaaaaaaatcacatacacacacacaaaacaccacacacacacaccacacaaacacacacataaatacatacacaccacacacaaaacaccacatatacacacaccacacaaacacacacacacagaaaacaccacATAcagaccacacaaacacacacacagaaaacaccacatacatacacacaaacacacaaaaaaacacttatatgcacacacaaaacaccacacacacaaaatcacatacacacacacaaaacaccacatttacacacaccacatacacaaatacacaggaacaggcacacacatttatTGCTGTGATTTTGATCTTTAATGTACCAAAAGTCCAGGTCATAGGCTCTGTCCCCAGCTTACGGTGTCATTAGGAGATTGTGAAGACTTTGCCAGGTGCCTGCTCAAGTGAAGTAGGATCACAGGGGCATGCTCTTCAGGGTACAAGGATACCAATATTTTCCTGGCCACCACCAGGAGAGCACTGCCCACCACCACTGCTCCTACCATAGTGTACTGTGCTGACAAAGATCTAAAAACGATACGACCAAGTGGCCCTGGGATGAAACCTCCAGAACCACGAATTAAAACAGACCTCCTTTTAGTTTATTCTGTCTGATGTTTTTCCACACGATGAATAGCTGATTAGCATACTCCCATTTGAATTCATACACACATCACAAGAGAATATTGTTCTTAGCTTATGGGGTCTGTGTCCTATACTTCTAATAATGATTTTATCACCTGAAGCAGGAAAGAGTCCATGAACACTTCTGAGAAgtgtctgtttcttctctgaaTGGGCTCGGTCTCATTGCTAACAAAGTACGGTGAAGAGATGGTACTACTGGGGTAACAATGTCATCAAGACGCCCCTCTGAGCCCCAGTTTAATAAATCCGAAAGAATCGAAGAACGGCCTGGTGAAGgcggagcacgcctttaatcccagcactcaggaggcagaggcaggcggatctctgtgagtttgaggccagcctggtctatagggcaagttcaagggcaggctccaaagctacacagagaaaccctgtctggaaaaaactaaaaaggaaaagaaaaaaaaaagaaaggaaggaaggaagttggtGTACTAATGGACCCCAGGGCCTCCgcaagagcaacatgtgctcttaaccactgagccatctttccattctCCGTCATGCTTTATCtttggtttgatctggtctgTAGGGGGATGGGGATGTTAAATTCGGGCTTTGTTCCAAGGCCATGTACATAATCACTCCATTCTTTCATGTGATACCTATCACTGCGGAATATAGAACTTGTCTCCCCATCCCTAAGTTCTGACCCAGCCAGTTCCCAGAAGCAGCCATCTTTCTTCTCCAAAACCTTTCTGGTTTGCTTGTGGATCAAGAGGTTGAGCCTCCATCATTCCACTTAGCCTAGCAGGGGGCCAAGCTGGCTCACCTAACCAGTCTAGCCAGATCAGAACTAGGAGAAATAGGCACAGAGACCAGGAACACTGGCCATTGGCCAAATACCTGGCAGAAGTCTCTGTTTCTTTGGCTAAGGGACAGACTAGGCAGAGCCACCCTGATCTAGTCTCCCTGGTTCAGTTCTGACTGGGTCAGCCGcggctcttttcttcctcttcaggaGACTGTCCCAGCCACGGTCCTGCCCACTGTGGACTGTAAGTCACCTGTTCCAACTACAGAAAGGCCCTTCCCTCCAGAATTGCCCAGCCCTACCTTTAGGAAATACCATCAggtgagcttgggtcctctgctgTCTTTTCAGACCTTCATACTGGGCGCGGAGGAACTGGACGTTGATAGGAGGCCCTTGACCCGATGCCTGCGTCCGGGAACCCTCAGCCATTAAGCAGGTCCCCAGTTCCAAGAAGTTGGATAGGGCAGGGCACGGGCAGGCCAACCCTTTCATCCGCATCCGGGAGAAAAGCAAACACtgagggctgaggcagagggaaggtggggggcGGGGAAGGCTAGGtggtagagagaaagaaagagagaaggggaacagggagtggggagagaagctGGAAAAGTAAGGAGAAACTGAAGGGAGCAGAAcggggaggtgggaagaggaggaatgAGAAGCAGCCAAGGTTAGTTCTCAACTGAAGAGGAAGGTTTGGGGTGGggctgagaaaggaggagaaggcaaGAGTGAGGGGTTAGGAGTGGAGAGCAAGaaagtggggtgggaggaggtcgGAGGGAGCCGGAGGGAAAGGCCAAGCATAGCTCCCGGGTTCTCTCCGACAGCCCCAAGAGCTTTTATTCCAGCTGCCGCGCCAGGCGATGGTCAAGCTTAGAATGCGGTTCCAAGAGCTACAGTGAGATCCCAGTTTCTTGGCAGAGCTGAGCTGCTGGGCTGAAGAGTGCCAGGCGCTGCAGGTTCAGCACAGGGTTTGAATCTAACTTAGCAGGTCACCAAAACCTGCTGGTTTAATGAGCAACCGTCACAAAAAGAAACGCCTTCAGCAGCCTTAAGAGCTGGGACTCAGGGTGTATACCAGAGCACCCTAGGGTCTCCATGAAGCCCCCAACACACCTCCCAGGTAAAAGTCCCGCCACAAAGTCTGCCATGGGGACAGAGTCCAGGGGAGCGCTGGCTTCCCGCCAGCCCCACCTCTTTGACATTTGAGCAGCCTCTGTGGTCTTGGCCTTTTCCATCTAAACAGTAAGTGGGTGTTTATCTTGCCCACAGCAATGGGGACCCTCACCCCCTGTTTGCCAGCCCTGCCATTTCTTTGACTGGCAGATACTGCCTCTTCTTAGGCTAGTCTTGACCTGTCTTTGCTCCATTTGCTCaagtcctttttcttcttctaacgCAGTCCTTACTGCTGGCCACCTGCCCAGTACTCTTGCAGAGCCATgggtgaggaggtgggggagggtaaATCTTCAGTGGGGAGTGTAATTAGTTCACTGGGGCTGCTGAAA
This window contains:
- the LG5H9orf152 gene encoding uncharacterized protein C9orf152 homolog — its product is MRMKGLACPCPALSNFLELGTCLMAEGSRTQASGQGPPINVQFLRAQYEGLKRQQRTQAHLMVFPKEGTMLTPAESMTSAVWINKERKSSLSPDETDSEVEGTLEDVDRSCHQGPETPWHTYLEMHRLVQTSHQGSPKGYPAESEPRLSPEGDPNVLENHQKTQEETEIAEAAQCQSQEGCGPLQAAGSGLQTGIQCLSPAKNLHRSHYPFPQRKLPRISQAARNLGLYGPP